The segment ACATCACCATCTTAGTGGTTATTAAAGTGGAACGGTCACTTCATACACCCATGTACTTTTTTCTCTCCATGCTGGCTGCTAGTGACCTTGGAATCTGTGCTACCACCCTGCCCACCCTGCTCAAGCTTTTCTGGTCTAATGTTCGGGAAATAGACTTTGATGCCTGCCTCATCCAGATGTTCTTTATCCATGTGTTTTCCTTAATGGAGTCAGGCATCCTCCTCACCATGGCTTttgaccgctatgtggccatctcCAACCCACTCAGGTACACTACTGTTTTGACTGATTCTACCATTGCCAAAATAGGTGTGGGGCTTCTGCTACGGGCTGTTGCTGTCATCTTCCCAGGACCCTTTCTCATCAAACGACTGAGGTTTTGTAAGGCTAATGTGCTCTCCCACTCATACTGCCTGCACCCAGATATAATCAAGCTCTCTTGTTCTGACCACCGAATAAATAGCATCTATGGCCTCATCATCATTCTCATCACCTTTGGTGTGGACTCTGTACTCATTCTCCTCTCTTATTTGAAGATCCTGATTACTGTGCTAGGCATCGCCTCCCGGGAACAACAATTTAAGGCCCTTAACACTTGTGTCTCCCACATCTGTGCTGTGCTTCTGGTTTATGT is part of the Felis catus isolate Fca126 chromosome D1, F.catus_Fca126_mat1.0, whole genome shotgun sequence genome and harbors:
- the LOC101086252 gene encoding olfactory receptor 51G2-like, producing MVFFNGSSYRPFLLSGFPGLEDSHPMISILFCVLYLIALMGNITILVVIKVERSLHTPMYFFLSMLAASDLGICATTLPTLLKLFWSNVREIDFDACLIQMFFIHVFSLMESGILLTMAFDRYVAISNPLRYTTVLTDSTIAKIGVGLLLRAVAVIFPGPFLIKRLRFCKANVLSHSYCLHPDIIKLSCSDHRINSIYGLIIILITFGVDSVLILLSYLKILITVLGIASREQQFKALNTCVSHICAVLLVYVPMLGVSIIHRFGKHVPSMVHIIMGYIYLLIPPVLNPVVYCVKTREIRTRILGNLLKL